The genomic DNA GAGTGGAAAACTCGTTTTGTTGGATGTCTCTTTAGCGTCAAATGCAATTGCTCGTCCCATCCCGTTACGAATGCCGACGTAATCAACCCATTCACCTTTCATGGTGTAACCTGTCACTCGACCCCGATTATTTCCTGTAATTTGTACAGGTGTTGGTACTTTACGTACATCAGCAACCCCTTTATTGCGATACTGCTTGTTCGTCATGTCTATCAATCTTTCGAGGACCGCCCCACGGTTCGCGTGGGAACGGCTATATGTTTTTCTCAAACTGCCACCTCCTGCCCAACAACCTCATCCAGCGTAATTTGAATCCTTTCAAACTCCGCATCCGCTTCGGCCTGTTTCACCTTGCACACCGGCCCATACCCATCATCAATCGACTTCTGCGTTTTCAGCTCCCTGCCACATCGTCCGCATTCCATCCTCATCGCTCCTCCTAACCCAATTTCCCGCCTTATTCACAAGCCACCTAAGATTCGCCGTACTAATCGTCACCGTCACGTCCAAATCACTGAGTAGCGATACCTCTTCCAACTGCTCCAAAACTTCAACATCCTTGGGTTTACCGCTATTTTTTCGACCTCGCATCTCCACTTTGACCCCTCACTTTCAAAGTTTCATAGATTCACCGCATTTAAAG from Sporosarcina sp. FSL K6-1522 includes the following:
- a CDS encoding Holliday junction resolvase RecU; translation: MRKTYSRSHANRGAVLERLIDMTNKQYRNKGVADVRKVPTPVQITGNNRGRVTGYTMKGEWVDYVGIRNGMGRAIAFDAKETSNKTSFPLDNISEHQYEMLKSWHQKGAQAFLLVSFTKLDEIYLLPFKLLETYWEDAKKGGRKSIPHPFFFMNCDLVKSEKGYVLHYLKSV
- a CDS encoding DUF6011 domain-containing protein; translation: MRMECGRCGRELKTQKSIDDGYGPVCKVKQAEADAEFERIQITLDEVVGQEVAV